One window from the genome of Haloprofundus halobius encodes:
- a CDS encoding helix-hairpin-helix domain-containing protein, protein MHKPTRLIEDATGRKKLKVSLPGGRYQLSLNDGAIVLLMDDLGLTLGNTVPEPFVPILVATRNAWFPHEKDVDNIIKGLPTKGEMTEDERVALVNYLTTTWIGSRDEERVIEVVNRSPIADEVDLSQLRVKSLPSLPQGIDFGVDQGTTCENVSSGKTEMASAAENVSSETTPQVGENQDTAVEELQEVPGIGEKRANDILSLGITTLQDLAEMRPADLAEAPGLSYELALVAVEGAREVTGGKRSTADRLAEETGCDVSTFEAALSSLAASGVPPSEAAAVLRTLYGPTVADIDYVTGQQAYFLWREGYQTPTDVIQASVDELLEVPQLGAKTAPQIKAAAEELVAELRIN, encoded by the coding sequence ATGCATAAACCGACCCGACTAATCGAGGATGCCACAGGGCGAAAGAAGCTCAAAGTATCTCTTCCTGGTGGTCGTTATCAACTCTCTCTAAACGATGGCGCGATCGTACTACTTATGGACGACCTCGGACTGACCCTTGGTAATACCGTCCCCGAGCCATTTGTTCCAATTTTAGTTGCGACTCGTAATGCGTGGTTCCCTCACGAGAAGGATGTCGATAACATCATCAAGGGCTTGCCAACCAAGGGCGAGATGACTGAAGACGAAAGAGTGGCACTTGTAAATTATCTCACTACCACCTGGATCGGTTCCCGAGACGAAGAGCGTGTCATTGAGGTAGTAAACAGGTCGCCAATTGCGGACGAAGTCGACTTGTCGCAACTCCGGGTGAAATCATTACCATCACTTCCCCAGGGGATCGATTTTGGCGTCGACCAGGGAACGACTTGCGAGAATGTATCGTCCGGTAAAACAGAGATGGCGTCCGCAGCGGAGAACGTTAGCTCTGAAACTACTCCACAAGTCGGAGAGAATCAGGACACGGCAGTCGAAGAATTACAAGAAGTCCCAGGTATCGGAGAGAAGCGTGCGAACGATATCCTGTCACTAGGTATCACTACTCTCCAAGATCTCGCTGAGATGCGCCCCGCGGACTTGGCAGAAGCACCAGGTCTCTCTTACGAATTGGCGTTGGTCGCTGTCGAAGGAGCTCGTGAGGTGACCGGAGGAAAGCGCTCAACCGCAGATCGTCTCGCTGAGGAGACAGGATGTGACGTCTCAACGTTCGAAGCGGCACTCTCCTCGCTTGCCGCCTCTGGTGTTCCACCATCAGAGGCCGCTGCCGTCCTCCGAACTCTCTATGGGCCAACTGTTGCTGATATTGATTACGTCACAGGCCAGCAAGCGTATTTCCTGTGGCGAGAAGGTTACCAAACCCCCACAGATGTCATTCAAGCCTCTGTTGATGAACTTCTGGAAGTTCCTCAGTTAGGTGCCAAAACTGCGCCACAGATTAAGGCTGCGGCTGAGGAACTGGTAGCAGAATTGAGAATCAACTGA
- a CDS encoding DUF4143 domain-containing protein — protein sequence MRRLTSERSDFIEDAIAHNSWWENDRGGLERVAEYPFRSDLSRFIEKVARWRQEDVERAVTSVAGQTGIGKTTMFLQAIAAMIEGEPNLQREFSASRETLRQFIGSVPPTQILYLPLDASMYRLETPEHALDELENVVDYFRSHVAKSTRPEYVFLDDIGAIETNDVKERLLDIVGENTYLFVAGGTKSLVDFGTWPEERGIYYDADFDPVGMLPLKFVDFVKMQAEEADEEGLESRIKEYQSSSIGEREPYIKEIRQGFETNDFESLLTAIDAFYWDELDVADREDLHDYAKEYIVKGGLLSQPDFGIPQDLDKIPELTTGTRQAIDEIVNDLIKARLHVEIHEEIAPHHSIERSERLYKLCSFGAKKSPPEYKFTELAEMIGVDRRTVGSYLDALEDALVLKQSKDFSLQKHRETRLYLRDTRHVILLSQLKDHEGFESFRDTYNGTISPNQTFERSLALTAGFDHAVRLSFVIRRGYPKEDRERVEYYVTDDGPVDFVIHDHGTVYPFILDYQPLTGYASNVAESFDPSVGSHDEAVSYEAPVRFVVTDDRRPHDGDGSLVTELSANKTLCRLPFWLYLLIC from the coding sequence ATGAGACGACTCACGAGCGAACGGAGTGATTTCATCGAAGACGCTATCGCTCATAACTCCTGGTGGGAGAACGACCGAGGAGGGCTCGAGAGAGTCGCGGAGTACCCCTTTCGGTCTGACCTCTCGAGGTTCATCGAAAAAGTAGCACGTTGGAGACAAGAGGATGTTGAACGTGCCGTCACCTCTGTAGCCGGGCAGACTGGCATCGGAAAGACGACGATGTTTTTGCAAGCGATTGCAGCGATGATCGAAGGGGAACCAAATCTCCAACGTGAGTTCTCTGCGAGCCGAGAGACGTTACGGCAGTTCATCGGCTCTGTCCCCCCGACGCAGATTCTATATCTCCCGCTCGACGCCTCTATGTATCGCCTTGAAACTCCAGAACACGCGCTCGACGAGTTAGAGAATGTCGTAGACTACTTTCGGTCTCACGTCGCAAAAAGCACCCGTCCAGAGTACGTTTTCCTCGACGATATCGGTGCCATAGAGACGAACGATGTGAAAGAGCGTCTGTTGGACATCGTCGGAGAAAACACCTATCTATTCGTCGCTGGTGGAACCAAGTCACTCGTCGACTTCGGTACATGGCCAGAAGAACGTGGGATCTACTATGATGCTGATTTCGACCCAGTCGGGATGTTACCCCTGAAGTTCGTCGATTTCGTGAAAATGCAGGCCGAAGAAGCAGACGAGGAGGGGCTCGAATCTCGCATCAAGGAGTACCAGTCAAGCAGTATCGGAGAGCGTGAGCCATACATCAAGGAGATCAGACAGGGGTTTGAGACGAACGACTTTGAATCGCTGTTAACGGCCATTGACGCCTTCTACTGGGACGAACTCGACGTTGCCGACCGTGAGGATCTGCACGACTATGCAAAAGAGTACATTGTAAAGGGAGGACTGCTCTCACAACCCGATTTCGGCATCCCTCAGGACTTAGACAAAATCCCCGAGCTCACTACCGGGACACGGCAGGCAATCGACGAGATTGTTAACGACCTCATCAAGGCTCGTCTTCACGTCGAGATCCACGAGGAAATCGCACCCCATCACTCGATTGAGCGGTCGGAGCGACTGTACAAGCTGTGCTCGTTCGGCGCGAAGAAGTCACCGCCGGAGTACAAATTCACCGAACTCGCAGAGATGATCGGTGTCGACCGGCGAACGGTTGGTTCGTATCTCGACGCACTCGAAGACGCTCTCGTTTTGAAACAGTCGAAGGATTTCTCGCTCCAGAAACACCGCGAGACACGGTTGTACCTCCGAGATACTCGACATGTGATTCTGCTCTCTCAACTGAAGGACCACGAGGGATTCGAGTCGTTCCGCGATACGTACAATGGGACCATCTCCCCCAACCAGACGTTCGAACGATCGCTCGCTCTCACAGCGGGGTTCGACCACGCCGTGCGCCTCTCGTTCGTCATCCGACGGGGGTATCCGAAAGAGGACCGAGAACGGGTAGAGTACTACGTCACCGACGATGGGCCGGTCGATTTCGTCATCCACGACCACGGTACCGTGTATCCGTTCATCCTCGATTATCAACCTCTCACGGGGTACGCTAGTAACGTTGCAGAGTCGTTTGACCCAAGCGTGGGTTCTCACGACGAAGCGGTATCGTACGAAGCGCCAGTTCGGTTCGTGGTGACTGACGACCGACGGCCACACGACGGCGACGGATCGCTTGTGACGGAACTTTCGGCAAATAAGACACTCTGTCGGCTTCCGTTCTGGCTGTATCTACTCATCTGCTAA